The sequence below is a genomic window from Ipomoea triloba cultivar NCNSP0323 chromosome 2, ASM357664v1.
cTCCGGCGAAAtttccggccaaatgtcgccggattcTCTTAATTACTCAGTTAAGGCTTAATGTTAGGGGCAAAATTGTATTTTCCAGTCCAATTTCGCCGGCCAAATTGTCGCAGTCGCATAATTGTATTTTCCGGTCCAATTTCACCGgccaaaattgtatttttcagtccacgactttcaactTTGTTGACTTCACTTCATCTCTATATTACTCTCTGTTACTTCATTCATGTTCTCTGTTCTATTTGCTACTAGGAGATTTAGGGCTTTCAGATTTGTGATGTTCAGGGACGAGCTATCCATGAGGGATGTGATAGAGGGGATGAACGGCCAGAGCCTAGACGGTCGTAGTATCACCGTCAACGAGGCTCAGTCGCAAGGGAGCGGCGGCGGAGGTGTATTCCGCGGTGGAAGACGTGAAAGAGGTGGCAGCAGTTACGACCGTCGCGAGGGTACCTACGGCGATGGGCGTGGATATGGTGGTGGAGGCGGCGATCGCTATGGCGGAGGCGGTTACGACGGCGATGATCGCTGAACCGGGTTTGGGATAGGGGGTTTGGGTTGGGTTATTTTGGATAGTGGAAAGTACATTTTTGCCCCTTAAGTTAAGCCAGATTAGAGGGTTTAAGAGAATCCGACAACATTTGGCTGGAAATTTCGCCGGAGTGagcaaaattgatacaaattgaaaagtcatggtatgcaattaacacttttgaaagtcgtggactagaattaataggacccctatggTCAGTGGATCataatggcaatttgctcttattattattatattacaaataatatattcattttcgggtaaatgaaccaaacataaaaaatgtaatttcttaaCATTCAACCAAACAGAAAAAGATAGTTTTCTAACCTCCAATTGaacattagaaaattaaattattttatgaaaaatgatttattttcaaaaaataataatacgtAACCtccaaaaaatcattttccgtaaaacattttccaagtttccaaacggaccataatttaaataatacttACTACAATAAAATGTTGAATGTAACAAACATGTGCCAATCTTTATAAAttgaaacaaatatataaaatgagatgaGGAGATTATCAgtttaatttcaaaaattttacaacccatttggttggagagaattagAATTCTACTTCCATCTAATTGTGAAGGTAC
It includes:
- the LOC116010788 gene encoding glycine-rich RNA-binding protein GRP1A-like — its product is MLFRDSDRNLEAIDNEHVFEICKTEPSPTRRSSVPVYGSALSKPSTRSVACVFAPVSGNRHLKMGQYDDHPRVAGTPYSHAEQKSRGASAARFRAFRFVMFRDELSMRDVIEGMNGQSLDGRSITVNEAQSQGSGGGGVFRGGRRERGGSSYDRREGTYGDGRGYGGGGGDRYGGGGYDGDDR